From a single Podarcis raffonei isolate rPodRaf1 chromosome 10, rPodRaf1.pri, whole genome shotgun sequence genomic region:
- the IL2RB gene encoding interleukin-2 receptor subunit beta, producing MKTSPPALLYILSILMAFTDMSAPCWQPAPSGPSPDSSSLSCFYDSVEILSCTWTPMKNITEAQCQLEVRLESTSDRYKGPETCQLQGIANRSCELNVLKFDMTITHAILVEVYCRTGQNRTWMQNQRMCPFQNLRLQSPCNVQMENDEKLSYNLTWKLCALSHYLENEVEYQIRYKKIDPSKAYIIGSNIQDQRWMKFETLSPDTMYEASVRVKVKKITALYNSTWSKWSVPVTWTTHKGDASSPSLLLTVLLTLLGSLIFIFPFFVAIFLRGKSPASKRLRKVLKIHLPDPAEFFPSLTAVHGGDIQKWLSSPAPMSSFYLAAAVPDVSVLEVMQKGNQEPCLLLPKEHPTNTDAPETSGHSSSSCFTNRGYFFFHTDDSLEIEPCKVYFTYDPLTQEISGSEDSDPDSYKVLHETWDNRSPPPAYSIMADQESESFLQEAKVPNQKVGGCPRTLPSSESFPVTSEVKEDENKEGSEAIAHPNKSPEKYSMDFSCVWEPSGSNTDGTEAIGRVAPSTGSVEDNGPAFPQPMIQNSGQADDLCRAASSSQVLSSSEAYLTLRDLQGHYGHHSV from the exons ATGAAGACCAGCCCTCCAGCACTGCTCTACATTCTGTCAATCTTGATGGCATTCACTGATATGTCTGCACCATGTTGGCAGCCTGCCCCATCTGGGCCTTctccag ATTCCTCGAGTCTCAGTTGCTTTTATGACTCAGTGGAGATTCTCTCTTGCACTTGGACCCCGATGAAAAATATCACTGAAGCACAATGTCAGCTCGAGGTTCGACTTGAGTCAAC GTCTGACAGGTACAAAGGACCGGAGACATGTCAACTGCAAGGTATAGCCAACAGGAGCTGTGAGCTGAACGTTTTG AAATTTGACATGACTATTACACACGCTATTCTTGTGGAAGTGTATTGCCGTACTGGGCAGAACCGGACATGGATGCAGAATCAAAGGATGTGTCCTTTTCAGAACC TTCGACTGCAGTCTCCTTGCAACGTCCAAATGGAAAATGACGAGAAGCTTTCCTACAATTTAACTTGGAAGCTCTGTGCTCTCTCACATTATTTAGAAAATGAGGTGGAGTACCAAATACGATATAAAAAAATAGATCCTAGCAAG GCTTACATAATCGGCTCCAATATTCAGGATCAGAGGTGGATGAAATTTGAGACTCTTTCTCCTGACACAATGTATGAGGCCTCTGTTCGTGTGAAGGTAAAAAAGATCACGGCTCTTTACAATAGCACATGGAGCAAATGGAGCGTGCCTGTAACATGGACGACCCATAAAG GGGATGCGTCGTCTCCAAGTCTGCTCCTGACAGTTCTTCTCACCCTTTTGGGGAGTCTCATCTTTATCTTCCCCTTCTTCGTCGCCATTTTCCTGAGGGGCAAATCACCCGCATCAAAACG CTTAAGGAAGGTGCTGAAGATCCATTTGCCAGACCCTGCTGAGTTCTTCCCGTCTctcactgctgtccatggaggagATATCCAG AAGTGGCTGTCCTCGCCAGCGCCCATGTCTTCCTTCTACCTGGCCGCAGCAGTTCCAGATGTTTCTGTGCTTGAGGTGATGCAGAAAGGCAATCAAGAGCCTTGCCTTCTCCTTCCCAAGGAACACCCTACTAATACGGATGCACCAGAGACTAGTGGACATTCTTCATCCAGCTGCTTTACCAACCGGGGCTATTTTTTCTTCCACACCGATGATTCCCTCGAGATTGAGCCCTGCAAGGTGTATTTCACCTACGACCCTCTTACTCAAGAGATCAGTGGCAGTGAGGACAGTGACCCTGACTCCTACAAAGTGCTCCATGAAACTTGGGACAACCGGTCGCCGCCACCTGCCTACAGCATCATGGCAGACCAGGAGAGTGAGTCTTTTCTGCAAGAAGCAAAGGTCCCAaaccagaaggttggaggttgtCCAAGGACTCTTCCATCATCAGAGAGCTTCCCCGTGACATCAGAAGTGAAAGAGGATGAGAACAAAGAAGGGAGTGAGGCCATTGCTCACCCCAACAAATCTCCGGAAAAGTATTCCATGGACTTTTCATGTGTCTGGGAGCCGTCTGGCAGCAATACTGATGGAACAGAAGCAATTGGAAGGGTAGCCCCTTCTACAGGCTCTGTGGAAGACAATGGGCCTGCATTTCCCCAGCCTATGATTCAGAACTCAGGCCAAGCCGATGATCTCTGCAGAGCTGCATCTTCCAGCCAGGTGCTGAGCTCTTCAGAGGCCTACCTGACCCTGAGGGATCTTCAGGGCCATTATGGCCATCACTCAGTCTGA